The proteins below come from a single Caenibius sp. WL genomic window:
- a CDS encoding site-specific DNA-methyltransferase produces MIEAMSHIGPATLYLGDAYVIRPALGRFDADVMDPPYEFRAEGGGMYRAARKGMDQIIDEGLHHGFEHAIINPLLCGSVVVFCHNDQLPKLLPYIDGNFERFALCSWRKTNPQPVANKHYRPVNEFYIHAWSKGFHPAGSLADLDRQIEAFSPRGELKFGHPTVKPDAVMDKIVRNVNGESIIDPFMGTGSTGVAAIKAGKRFVGIERQKHHYLTAVERISKAWDEVQAGSVAA; encoded by the coding sequence ATGATCGAAGCGATGTCACACATCGGCCCGGCGACGCTCTACTTGGGCGACGCCTACGTCATCCGTCCTGCTCTCGGCCGCTTCGATGCGGATGTGATGGACCCGCCATACGAATTCCGAGCGGAAGGTGGCGGAATGTATCGCGCGGCCCGAAAGGGCATGGACCAGATCATAGACGAAGGTCTCCACCATGGTTTCGAGCACGCGATTATCAATCCGCTGCTCTGCGGTTCCGTGGTGGTGTTCTGCCACAACGACCAATTGCCAAAGCTGCTACCCTATATCGACGGTAACTTTGAGCGGTTTGCTCTCTGCTCATGGCGCAAGACCAACCCGCAGCCGGTCGCGAACAAGCACTATCGCCCAGTCAACGAATTCTACATCCATGCATGGAGCAAGGGGTTCCATCCTGCCGGAAGCTTGGCCGACCTCGATCGCCAGATTGAAGCTTTCTCTCCACGCGGCGAACTGAAATTCGGCCACCCCACGGTCAAGCCCGACGCGGTGATGGACAAGATCGTCCGCAACGTGAACGGCGAGAGCATCATCGATCCGTTCATGGGCACCGGTTCCACCGGCGTTGCCGCGATCAAGGCGGGCAAGCGCTTCGTCGGGATAGAGCGGCAGAAGCACCACTATCTGACCGCTGTGGAGCGCATCTCGAAGGCTTGGGACGAGGTTCAGGCTGGGAGTGTCGCCGCATGA
- a CDS encoding S24 family peptidase yields the protein MIDNGVRNSIHGNGYAIIGSLSQVETSDNRDCENRKWLFNRRMVQGSKLQPEVADVFRRLDALNLKQRSLAEAIGIEENKVSKARSGERQLKAPELLAAISWLSDMEARRHRPVADLPVAPPEQAYVPVEVLPTYGGAGGGGTGDGDRETALVPRALIVDVLRGKPADFLLINVRGDSMEPDFHHGDQILVDQRDRSPAQPGPFALWDGEWGEYVVKNVERAQDGHVRIFSSNSKYREVIVESEQTRIIGRPVWFGRRL from the coding sequence ATGATCGATAACGGCGTTCGCAATTCTATCCATGGAAATGGATATGCGATAATCGGAAGTTTATCGCAAGTCGAAACTTCCGATAATCGCGATTGCGAAAATCGGAAATGGCTCTTCAATAGGCGTATGGTTCAAGGATCGAAATTGCAGCCTGAGGTGGCAGATGTGTTCCGGCGTTTGGATGCTTTGAATCTCAAACAGAGATCGCTTGCAGAGGCGATTGGTATTGAGGAAAACAAGGTATCCAAGGCGCGGAGCGGAGAGCGCCAGCTCAAGGCGCCCGAACTGCTTGCGGCAATTTCTTGGCTCAGCGACATGGAGGCCCGGCGGCATCGTCCGGTCGCCGATCTGCCCGTTGCCCCACCCGAGCAAGCTTATGTGCCCGTCGAAGTGCTACCAACTTACGGTGGCGCTGGCGGTGGCGGAACTGGCGACGGGGACCGCGAAACAGCTTTGGTTCCACGCGCGCTGATTGTGGATGTCCTGCGCGGAAAGCCAGCGGATTTCCTGCTTATCAATGTGCGCGGAGACAGCATGGAGCCCGATTTCCATCACGGCGATCAGATATTGGTGGACCAGCGAGACAGAAGCCCCGCGCAGCCAGGTCCTTTCGCCCTTTGGGATGGCGAGTGGGGCGAATATGTCGTCAAGAATGTTGAACGTGCACAGGACGGACATGTCCGCATTTTCTCAAGTAATTCCAAATATCGCGAAGTGATTGTGGAGAGTGAGCAGACGCGCATCATCGGGCGGCCGGTGTGGTTTGGCCGGAGGCTGTAG